A single window of Methanoculleus oceani DNA harbors:
- a CDS encoding SpvB/TcaC N-terminal domain-containing protein — MDNGAGFGQKGALSGSMRTGEAGSTDVKASGENLVVPSLSLPRGGGAIHGMGEKFSTNPVTGTGSMNVPIFATPGRSGFGPQLSLSYDSGAGNGVFGFGWRLALPAITRKTDRGIPRYFDREESDVFILSGGEDLVPAGALPGQGKYAVMKYRPRTEGLFARIERWTDTETGDTFWRTISKDNITTIYGRTSNSRIADPDDGSRIFSWLICESYDDKGDAITYSYKEEDSDRVDASRIHEKNRTDGLRSTNRYLQYIRYGNRSPHTRGEDLIARTDWMFELVFDYCKRDLPLDTPFPVTIDDGQWDVREDPFSSYRPGFEVRTYRLCRRILMFHHFPDELGVQDCLVRSMEFTYDEGPVASFITEIHQSGYVLKEDPVTKTRTYLKKSLPPLEFEYSRAELHDAIGIIDPESLRNLPIGLDGLQYQWADLDGEGISGILCGRGDAWYYKSNLGGGRFGEMQAVASMPATADLEGGRQQLMDLAGDGQLDLVEFSGSVSGFYERTLDGDWRPFRSFVSLPNIPWYDPNLMYADLNGDGHADILVADGETFTWYPSLAESGFGRSEKVYLPGDEDRGPRLIFADGTQSIHLADLSGDGLSDLVRIRNGEICYWPNLGYGKFGAKVTMDNSPVFDAPDLFDQKRIRLVDTDGSGTTDILYMRYDRVDVYLNQSGNRWSEPQPITQLPPIDDLSSVMAVDLFGSGTGCLVWSSPLPGTPSRQMSYIRLMGEQKPHLLISMRNNMGAETVVTYASSTEFYLADKAAGTPWVTRLPFPVHVVSRVEMHDRISRNRFVTRYTYHHGFFDGIEREFRGFGMVEQRDTEEYAALSRSDMFPDASNVDASSHVPPVLTKTWYHTGAYLQEDAIGINMAHEYYGAPDPEDQAAFDSYLKTLLPDTVLPENLTADEEREACRALRGSVLRREIYAEDGTSKEHLPYSVSERNYAVRCLQRRGDNRHAVFFVYPRETLDCRYERNISDPRISHAMTFEVDDYGNVLKSAAIGYGRLNADSDLTTDDQNKQSVHLVAYTENRFTNSIDDPVRYPDDYRTPLPGEMRTFELTGFPKPDMQTWYRFEDFIDAPAGDRMRLRSDTCTEYEKQAVYREAPNPSGKWERRLIEHIRTIYRRNNLDGLLPLGSVESLALPGEACKLAFNPGLLSEIYKRASDPAEDLLPDPAGMLGRDGGYIRSQDYKILNLFPVEDPDDCWWIPSGKIHYCPNTTDDPAEELAFAKSHFFLPFRFQDQFGNSMLVSYDDHSLQLRETCDSLNNRITANLDYRVMQPSLITDPNGNRSAVAFDALGMVVGTAVMGKAGEQAGDSLDDFDPDPDYVAVLEKYLANPRGDSHSQPPIDQHALLQGATARLVYDFAYYRCLQDPSIPEPRPNVVYTMARETHCREEHKTGIKTRIQHSVSYSDGFGREIQRKVQAEPGPVPERGVDGSILVVDGKVRMTGHAVSPRWVGSGWTIFNNKGQPVRQYEPFFSDTHEFEFEVKVGVSPIVFYDPVGRVVATLHPDHTYEKVVFDPWRQRAYDVNDTVALDLRDDPDVSGYVSAYFEQIAPDREDWMPWLRQRIDPSSLPTDSPGLEPEKKAAVRALAHADTPTTAYFDTLGRTFLTVARADVTGGAMMTRVVLDIEGNQREVRDAYDRSVMKCDYDMLGNPVKQQSMDAGTRWMLNDVAGNPIYGWDSLGRTVRHQYDELRRQTHLWVREQLSGTEREYLAELAIYGEMHPDSNPSGASAGQRHLNLRGRILLMLDGAGIVVNCAKNPHHDSDPSVGGFESYDFKGNLLRSTRQLASDCTQTPDWKDFEDRLKSAIEQLNSDSPAELLERSGLLLPGPSSPLESEEFSGSTRYDALNRPIQSIAPHSSNAGTQLNVVQQVYNDANLLECVDLWLGEAAEPAGLLGSDTATRHMVINIDYDAKGRRKFVEYGNGVKTCYGYDPLTFRLTDLHTTRESGSVQNVHYAYDPAGNIVHIRDDAQQTVFFSGSIVQPESDYVYDAVYRLISASGREHIGSAATPWPTSDDRYRMNLPQPGNNSQMRNYTEEYSYDLAGNITRIRHSAMNGRGTNQNIWIRNFDYAEPSLIDNSQTNNRLTASSVGRNPATAPSESFRYDAHGNMLNMPHLPCVKWDFKDQLRSAGRSDDPEDCTGCRSGCIVYFTYDAGGQRVRKVMEQDGKRFHERIYIGGFEIFRKYNGNAGPKLERESLHVMDDRQRIAIVDTKTIDTSTPGPGSETLIRYQFGNHLGSAVLELDENADIISYEEYYPYGSTSYQSVRNRRPGSPEVSPRRYRYTGKERDEETGLYYHGARYYAPWLGRWVSCDPAGMVDGMNLYQYVGGNPLSLVDSNGMEGRQLWLAEQACFEIAPVATRTSRGITKLQHEALKAIDYCWGPGTGMDWGHPPGQTHGITMAGQSPPLRPQPSSENRSSYQDKLTKQQAAAQGKPTRDAKGYDPDVKPGTHFKQPPPEPFEKRMAAYAKTIKPAPKPGVPPAATTPPASSTPPHTSPPPEQLSLPFGKATLAEPSAPTATSPLSTTGLLKGAVPVVSSAASGLGMVAGGAGDVYAATCAAERQDAAGTAFHAATASTQLTGAALYASGWAAGSASTMAMGTTIAATGGMASLAFGSVMLAVDETQRAMRGEKTAAAEAVDFYVDLVEKGEEQGGVKGFFMKAGGYVGGSFAALIAAGQGYQGR, encoded by the coding sequence GGGACGTTCGGGATTCGGCCCGCAACTTTCTCTTTCCTATGACTCGGGAGCAGGGAATGGTGTATTCGGATTCGGCTGGAGGCTCGCCCTTCCAGCCATAACACGGAAGACCGACAGGGGTATTCCCCGGTATTTTGACAGGGAAGAGTCGGATGTGTTTATCCTATCGGGAGGGGAAGACCTTGTGCCTGCGGGGGCTCTTCCGGGTCAGGGTAAGTATGCCGTCATGAAATATCGCCCCCGCACCGAAGGGCTATTCGCCCGTATCGAACGCTGGACCGACACAGAGACCGGGGACACGTTCTGGAGGACAATCTCGAAAGACAATATCACAACGATCTATGGAAGAACCTCCAACTCCCGGATTGCCGATCCCGATGACGGTTCCAGGATTTTCAGCTGGCTTATCTGCGAAAGTTACGATGATAAAGGAGATGCAATCACATATTCGTATAAAGAAGAGGACTCGGACAGGGTAGATGCTTCCCGGATTCATGAAAAAAACCGAACTGACGGACTTCGATCCACGAACAGATACCTGCAGTACATCCGGTATGGAAACAGAAGTCCTCATACTCGCGGTGAAGATCTCATCGCCCGCACCGACTGGATGTTCGAGCTGGTCTTTGATTACTGCAAACGCGATCTCCCTCTCGATACTCCCTTTCCGGTAACCATAGATGACGGTCAATGGGATGTGCGGGAAGACCCGTTCTCATCGTATCGCCCCGGTTTTGAGGTACGCACGTACCGGCTCTGCAGGCGGATCCTCATGTTTCATCACTTTCCCGACGAACTCGGGGTTCAGGACTGCCTCGTCCGTTCGATGGAATTTACGTACGATGAAGGCCCGGTTGCCTCGTTTATCACAGAGATCCACCAGTCCGGCTACGTTTTGAAAGAAGATCCGGTCACGAAGACGAGAACATACCTAAAAAAATCTCTCCCTCCTCTTGAGTTCGAGTACAGCAGAGCCGAGCTGCATGATGCCATCGGGATAATCGATCCGGAGAGCCTGAGGAACCTTCCGATCGGCCTGGATGGTTTGCAATACCAATGGGCGGACCTGGATGGCGAGGGAATCTCCGGCATTCTCTGCGGCCGGGGCGATGCGTGGTATTACAAATCGAACCTCGGTGGAGGCAGGTTTGGCGAGATGCAGGCGGTGGCCTCTATGCCTGCGACCGCAGACCTTGAGGGCGGACGGCAGCAGCTTATGGATCTTGCCGGTGACGGTCAGCTGGATCTCGTGGAGTTCAGCGGTTCGGTGAGCGGTTTTTACGAGCGGACGTTGGACGGGGACTGGCGTCCGTTCAGGTCCTTCGTCTCACTCCCGAATATCCCGTGGTATGACCCCAACCTGATGTACGCAGATCTCAATGGCGACGGGCATGCGGACATCCTGGTTGCAGATGGTGAGACCTTCACCTGGTATCCATCGCTTGCCGAATCCGGGTTCGGGCGATCGGAAAAGGTATACCTGCCCGGTGATGAAGACAGAGGTCCGCGGCTGATCTTTGCCGATGGAACGCAGTCGATCCATCTTGCCGATCTGAGCGGTGACGGGCTGAGCGACCTGGTCAGGATTCGAAACGGGGAGATCTGCTATTGGCCTAATCTCGGGTACGGGAAGTTCGGTGCAAAGGTGACGATGGATAACTCTCCGGTCTTCGATGCGCCCGACCTCTTCGACCAGAAGCGGATCCGCCTTGTCGACACAGACGGATCGGGGACAACCGATATTCTCTACATGCGGTACGACCGTGTCGATGTATACCTGAACCAGTCCGGCAACCGATGGAGCGAACCGCAACCGATCACGCAGCTTCCGCCAATCGATGACCTCTCGTCCGTGATGGCGGTCGACCTGTTCGGGAGCGGGACGGGGTGCCTTGTCTGGTCGTCGCCCCTGCCGGGCACGCCCTCCCGGCAGATGTCGTATATCCGGCTTATGGGGGAACAGAAACCGCATCTGCTCATCTCGATGAGGAACAACATGGGTGCCGAAACGGTCGTCACGTATGCATCCTCGACCGAATTTTATCTTGCAGATAAGGCTGCAGGGACACCGTGGGTTACCCGGCTCCCGTTCCCGGTCCATGTGGTTTCACGGGTGGAGATGCATGACCGGATAAGCCGCAACAGGTTCGTCACGCGATATACGTACCACCACGGATTCTTCGACGGGATCGAGCGGGAATTCCGGGGTTTCGGGATGGTGGAGCAGCGTGACACGGAGGAGTATGCAGCCTTGAGCAGAAGCGACATGTTCCCGGACGCCTCGAATGTCGATGCATCCTCCCATGTCCCGCCGGTCCTGACAAAAACGTGGTATCATACCGGAGCGTACCTGCAGGAAGATGCGATCGGGATCAATATGGCTCACGAATACTACGGGGCGCCTGATCCGGAAGACCAGGCAGCATTCGACTCCTATCTAAAGACACTCCTTCCGGACACCGTTTTGCCGGAGAACCTGACCGCCGACGAGGAGCGCGAGGCCTGCCGGGCACTGAGAGGCTCTGTGCTTCGGCGGGAGATATACGCAGAGGACGGTACTTCAAAGGAACATCTTCCATACAGTGTGTCCGAGAGGAATTACGCGGTCCGGTGTCTTCAGCGACGCGGCGACAACAGGCATGCGGTCTTCTTTGTTTATCCCCGCGAAACACTGGACTGCCGATACGAGCGGAATATTTCTGATCCGCGTATCAGCCACGCGATGACGTTCGAGGTCGATGACTATGGCAATGTGCTGAAGTCGGCCGCGATCGGGTACGGGCGCCTCAACGCGGATTCCGATCTTACAACTGACGATCAGAATAAGCAAAGCGTACATCTTGTTGCCTATACGGAGAACCGCTTCACAAATTCTATTGACGATCCCGTCCGGTATCCCGATGACTACCGAACTCCGCTTCCAGGCGAGATGCGAACATTCGAGTTGACCGGATTCCCGAAACCAGATATGCAAACGTGGTATCGGTTCGAGGATTTCATCGATGCCCCCGCCGGAGACCGGATGCGGTTACGCTCCGATACCTGCACGGAGTATGAGAAACAGGCCGTTTATCGCGAAGCACCGAACCCATCCGGAAAATGGGAGCGGCGACTGATCGAACATATCCGCACGATATATCGCAGAAATAATCTGGACGGGCTGCTGCCGCTTGGATCGGTCGAATCGCTCGCGCTTCCCGGAGAGGCCTGCAAACTGGCATTCAATCCCGGATTGCTCTCTGAGATCTATAAACGTGCCTCGGATCCGGCAGAGGACCTGCTGCCGGACCCTGCCGGGATGCTGGGGAGAGACGGAGGCTATATCAGAAGCCAGGACTATAAAATTCTCAACCTGTTTCCGGTTGAGGATCCTGACGACTGCTGGTGGATCCCATCCGGTAAAATCCATTATTGTCCGAATACAACGGATGATCCGGCAGAGGAGCTGGCTTTTGCCAAAAGTCATTTTTTCCTGCCGTTCCGGTTCCAGGATCAGTTCGGAAACAGCATGCTGGTTTCATACGACGATCACTCACTCCAGCTCAGGGAAACATGCGACTCTCTGAACAACAGAATAACCGCCAACCTCGATTACCGGGTCATGCAGCCGTCTCTTATCACCGACCCGAACGGCAACCGATCGGCAGTCGCATTCGATGCGCTCGGCATGGTCGTCGGGACTGCGGTGATGGGAAAAGCAGGGGAGCAAGCGGGTGACTCGCTTGATGATTTCGATCCGGACCCTGATTATGTGGCGGTACTGGAAAAGTACCTTGCGAACCCGAGAGGCGACTCACACTCACAGCCTCCTATCGATCAGCATGCTCTTCTGCAGGGTGCAACCGCCCGTCTGGTCTATGACTTCGCTTACTATCGATGCCTTCAGGACCCGTCTATTCCGGAACCCCGGCCGAATGTCGTCTACACGATGGCTCGCGAGACTCACTGCCGGGAAGAACACAAAACCGGGATAAAGACCCGGATCCAGCACAGTGTCTCTTATTCAGACGGTTTCGGGCGGGAGATCCAGAGGAAGGTTCAGGCCGAACCGGGCCCCGTACCGGAACGAGGTGTGGACGGCAGTATTCTGGTCGTTGACGGCAAGGTGAGGATGACCGGCCATGCTGTCTCTCCCCGCTGGGTCGGGAGCGGCTGGACGATCTTCAACAACAAGGGACAACCGGTCCGGCAGTACGAGCCGTTCTTCTCCGATACGCATGAATTCGAGTTCGAGGTGAAAGTCGGAGTAAGCCCGATCGTCTTCTACGACCCGGTCGGGCGGGTCGTTGCCACCCTGCACCCCGACCATACTTACGAGAAAGTTGTCTTTGATCCCTGGCGGCAGAGGGCATACGATGTCAATGATACGGTCGCCCTGGACCTGCGGGACGATCCTGATGTATCCGGATATGTGTCGGCATACTTCGAACAGATCGCACCGGATCGCGAAGATTGGATGCCATGGCTCCGGCAGCGCATCGATCCTTCCTCCCTTCCCACGGATTCCCCGGGCCTCGAACCCGAGAAGAAAGCTGCCGTACGCGCGTTGGCCCATGCCGATACCCCGACAACAGCCTACTTCGATACGCTCGGCCGGACATTCCTGACGGTTGCTCGTGCCGACGTGACTGGCGGCGCGATGATGACCCGTGTCGTTCTCGATATCGAAGGCAATCAGCGGGAGGTCAGGGATGCATACGACCGTTCGGTGATGAAGTGCGACTACGACATGCTCGGCAACCCGGTCAAGCAGCAGAGCATGGACGCCGGCACCCGGTGGATGCTGAACGATGTGGCCGGAAACCCGATCTATGGCTGGGACAGCCTCGGCCGCACTGTCCGTCACCAGTACGATGAACTCAGAAGGCAGACGCACCTCTGGGTGAGAGAGCAGCTGAGTGGGACGGAAAGAGAGTATCTCGCCGAACTTGCGATCTACGGCGAGATGCACCCGGACTCGAACCCTTCAGGAGCATCTGCGGGGCAACGGCACCTGAATCTCAGGGGAAGGATCTTGCTTATGCTCGACGGGGCCGGCATAGTCGTCAACTGTGCGAAGAACCCGCACCACGATTCGGATCCGTCGGTCGGCGGTTTTGAGTCGTACGACTTCAAGGGGAACCTGCTTCGCAGCACCCGGCAATTAGCATCGGACTGCACGCAGACTCCCGACTGGAAAGACTTCGAGGACAGGCTGAAATCAGCGATCGAACAACTTAATTCAGATTCCCCGGCGGAACTCCTTGAACGATCCGGACTTCTGCTGCCCGGACCCAGTTCTCCCCTGGAATCAGAAGAATTCTCCGGCAGTACCAGATACGATGCCCTCAATCGGCCGATACAGAGTATTGCCCCGCACAGCAGCAATGCCGGGACACAGCTGAACGTGGTCCAGCAGGTATACAATGACGCAAATCTGCTCGAGTGTGTTGATCTCTGGCTGGGGGAGGCCGCCGAGCCGGCCGGGCTGCTTGGGTCCGACACAGCCACCCGGCATATGGTGATAAACATCGATTATGATGCGAAGGGCCGGCGGAAGTTCGTCGAGTACGGCAACGGGGTGAAGACGTGCTACGGCTACGATCCGCTGACGTTCCGGCTCACCGATCTCCATACCACCAGGGAGTCCGGCAGTGTCCAGAACGTCCATTACGCCTACGATCCTGCAGGGAACATCGTCCACATCCGCGACGACGCCCAGCAGACGGTTTTCTTCAGCGGTTCCATCGTGCAGCCGGAATCCGATTATGTATACGATGCCGTCTATCGGCTAATCTCCGCAAGCGGGCGCGAGCACATCGGTTCGGCAGCTACGCCGTGGCCGACGTCGGATGATCGATATCGGATGAATCTCCCGCAACCCGGCAACAACTCGCAGATGCGGAACTATACCGAAGAATACTCATACGATCTGGCAGGGAACATTACCCGGATCCGTCATTCTGCAATGAACGGCAGAGGGACGAACCAGAACATATGGATCCGGAACTTCGACTATGCCGAACCAAGCCTCATCGATAACAGCCAGACGAACAACCGTCTCACCGCATCCTCGGTGGGGAGGAATCCCGCTACTGCCCCATCTGAATCGTTCCGGTACGATGCCCACGGCAACATGCTGAATATGCCTCACCTTCCCTGCGTGAAGTGGGATTTCAAGGATCAGCTCCGGTCGGCCGGCAGGAGCGACGATCCCGAAGATTGCACGGGATGCAGATCCGGGTGCATCGTCTACTTCACCTACGATGCAGGCGGCCAGCGGGTGCGCAAGGTCATGGAACAGGACGGGAAGAGATTCCATGAACGCATTTATATCGGCGGCTTCGAGATCTTCCGCAAATACAACGGCAATGCCGGCCCGAAGCTCGAACGCGAGTCGCTCCATGTGATGGACGACAGGCAGCGTATTGCAATTGTCGATACTAAAACGATCGATACGTCTACTCCCGGGCCTGGTTCCGAGACCCTGATCAGGTACCAGTTCGGCAACCACCTCGGTTCCGCAGTCCTCGAACTCGATGAAAATGCCGATATCATCTCGTACGAGGAGTACTATCCCTACGGCAGCACCTCGTACCAGTCGGTGCGCAACAGACGGCCGGGCAGCCCGGAAGTGAGCCCCAGGCGATACCGGTATACCGGCAAGGAGCGGGACGAGGAGACGGGGCTGTACTACCACGGAGCGAGGTATTACGCGCCGTGGCTGGGGAGGTGGGTGAGCTGCGATCCGGCGGGGATGGTGGATGGAATGAACCTCTATCAGTACGTGGGCGGCAATCCCCTTTCCTTAGTTGATAGTAACGGTATGGAAGGAAGGCAGCTGTGGCTTGCAGAGCAGGCGTGTTTTGAGATAGCGCCTGTAGCTACCCGGACCAGTCGAGGAATAACAAAATTACAGCATGAGGCGCTCAAGGCAATAGATTACTGCTGGGGCCCGGGTACAGGTATGGACTGGGGCCATCCTCCCGGGCAGACGCATGGTATCACAATGGCAGGACAAAGTCCTCCGTTGCGACCGCAACCAAGTTCTGAGAATCGCTCTTCGTATCAGGATAAGCTGACAAAGCAACAGGCAGCTGCACAGGGAAAACCAACGAGGGACGCCAAGGGTTATGATCCAGATGTCAAGCCGGGTACTCACTTTAAGCAACCTCCGCCTGAACCATTCGAGAAAAGAATGGCAGCTTATGCTAAAACCATCAAACCGGCCCCGAAGCCTGGTGTACCTCCCGCGGCAACTACGCCTCCTGCCTCTTCTACCCCACCACATACATCACCACCACCCGAACAACTATCGCTTCCGTTCGGCAAGGCGACATTGGCTGAGCCGTCGGCTCCAACGGCCACATCGCCATTATCAACGACTGGTTTACTCAAAGGAGCAGTGCCTGTTGTTAGCAGTGCTGCATCGGGTCTTGGAATGGTAGCCGGAGGTGCCGGTGATGTCTATGCGGCAACCTGTGCAGCAGAGCGGCAGGATGCGGCTGGAACAGCCTTCCACGCTGCGACAGCAAGTACGCAGTTGACCGGTGCAGCACTTTACGCCTCTGGATGGGCAGCGGGTTCAGCTTCAACAATGGCAATGGGCACTACTATTGCTGCAACAGGAGGCATGGCTTCGCTCGCCTTCGGGTCGGTAATGCTTGCAGTTGATGAAACCCAACGCGCGATGAGAGGCGAGAAGACCGCGGCTGCTGAAGCTGTAGATTTCTACGTTGATCTTGTCGAGAAAGGTGAAGAGCAAGGGGGAGTGAAGGGTTTCTTCATGAAGGCCGGTGGATATGTCGGAGGTTCGTTCGCAGCGCTAATCGCTGCGGGGCAGGGATATCAAGGCAGGTAA